The genomic window gttgatggcctcgccaTTAGCGACTTCAGGCCCATGGAGGCCCCATGCATTCTCAAGGTATGCCAAGTCATGGCCAGTGGCGGTGCCCCCGTTGGGTGCAACGACATGCCGCTTCTCAAGCCCAGTCCTGGGCAAGTCTCCGGATCTAGCCTCGTTCAGCTCACAAAGACCAGAGAAGACATCCGGGTCTGGAATAAGGAGGCTGCGGAATCAACTTCTGGAACTGTGGCACCATCCAACTACTGGTTCGTGGTGCCGGAGCGACATCTGACCCAGGACTGCGTTAGTAAGTCCAGCAAGACGCCCTCTGTCAAGTACGCCTGGTTCGGAACTGAAATAAACAGTCCAATCCTTACGCGACCTCAAGAGTTCAGCCAAGGGCTCCCGACACTGAGAAGGTGTCTGAAGGGTATCCAGGACAACATGGTGGTTGGACTTAACTCGGGCTGTGGTCTGCATTTACATGTCAACAACGCCGGCAACATGAAGCTACAGACGGCGCTCCGGGTTGTGACCTTGGTGTGGCACCTCGAGGATACGCTACTCTACCCGTTGTGCCACCCTCATCGATCCCAGTCAGCTTTCTCGATGCGTGTTAGTGTCGAGTCTTCGATCGCCATGGAGAAGGGGGAGCCCTCAGTTTCCGGCGAGGGTGCCGCGCTTATTGCGGTACTCACGGGGCTCATGGAAAAGTTCAAGGGCCGCAAGAAGGTTGACAAGAAACTCGTCGGAGCCATGAAGCGGCTCTGGGCCCAACCGGACCTCACCAGCCTCGGACTCGCACTTCGAAAGTTCAACGAGGGGCCTGTCCACACGACCACGCGCTGTGCTCTGGTCGTAAGCAAGTACAACACGCTCGAGTTCCGTTACCCAGAGTCGACGTTCGACGCCGACTTCATCTCCTGCTGGACCGACTTGGTACGACACTTGTACGGCGTCGCCATGAAGCCGCAGGCTGACTTCAACCGGGTTCTCAGTCGCGTGTACGATCTGGCGACTCGTGATCAAATGCCCAGATGGGGTGATATGATGGCGGCTATCGAGTTCAAGACGAACATCGGCCGCTGGCAGATGCGATTGGAGCAGTATACCAACAACCTGAAGGATCTGGACAACCAAGGCATCCTTCCAGCATCCGGGCGTTAAGGGAGCTGTAGTGCTATTTCTGGATTTGTAAATTGAGGACATTGGCAGGTTGGCGTTTGGAACACAAAAGGAATCACGGGGATATCAGCAGGATCGCTGAATGGGATCCTCGGTTTCACGGGATCCGGAGTTTGGAGTTTGTGAATGGTAACGTAGACAAAATGATGAAGATTTTTTGTCCCTCGATAGGATCCACGACATGTGAACGCGAATCCATGACACATCATAAGCTGACAGCATTGTACATTGCAGAAGCTCTTTAGACGTGAAGTACTGACGAAATTATAACTGGTCTCAGGTATAACTAAGCATGAAGCAAATTAGCCATTGAACATCAACTCGAGTGCCAAGATGAACTCGAGTTGGAGGAGTTGCAGGAAGCGGCCAAGGAGGTAAAGAAAAAAGCCCACCCAGAGCGATCGCGTACAGAGCTACCTACTGGGACAACATCTGTACAAAGCCGTAGCTTACTTCAAGGGTCCTGTTCTAATCTTCCGAATGCCTATAACAAGAAAGCATTGCTAGAGTTAGGCTGTGTGAGGGCTGTGCAAAGCGGACAACGTGAATCACAGACCAGCTGTTTACCTACGAGCCTCGAGAAGATAGAACAAGTCTAACCTTGCCAGAGCATTGCCGCTAAGGTGGCGTCGCTAAGAAACAGCCATTTAACCAGAGGGCAGATAAACTTGTCAATGCCCATATTCAGCATCTGCACTTGAAGACATGCTCCCCCTTCCTCCGCCCTCTGGcgcaggcttcttcttctcttccatcaGTGCTCTAGCCTCGTTAGTCCCGTacctctccatctcccccATCACCTCGACGTCCTTCTCCCTAACGGCATCATCCATAGTCCTCCACCCCTGCCAATCGACGACATTGCGAGCAGCCATGTTCCAGGCGCTCGCTGCGGCGCAGACAATGTTCATCTCGTACTCGAGGATGCGGCGGTACAGGTCCAACAGCGTCTGTCGGACCTGTAGTTGCAGACGGTCATAGTCACCGGGGGATGTCCATGACGAGGGGTATGTGCACCGGGCAAGGCTCATGTAGTGTGGGATGGTGGCTATCAGATGGACGAAGCCGCTGCGGAGGTCGTCGTGACGGAGGAgagggtcgaggaggagctaCATCAGTCAGCCTTGTCCCTAAATAAAGATTCAGTGTACCTACAGGTGTTAAAGAGCAGATGCCCGCAAAGGCTAGAGCGGCGCTCGGTTGTTGAGGCATCAAAGAAGCAACAGTAGATCTCGCCTCGACAAGAATCTCACGAGCATCGTCATCACCCGAATCCGACTTGGATGTAACGCCGACTTCGCGGTTCAAGCCTGAAGACGCAATCATGGACATGAGCTCTAGGCGTCGTTCGCCATCCATCGGCAGCTCATTCGGGTTCCCATGATGACCGGGTCTATGCGCCTCGGGCAGTTCGTGACCGATAATGTTCTCGTAGGCGAGCACAAGACCGTTGGATCGAGCATCCTTCTTGAGGGCATCGTAGGCTGCGTTCCATAGCTCGATATCGCGTGCACGCTCCTCTTCTGCTACCGACCCGCGACGACTCTGGCTATTTCTGTGATAGCGCAGAGGACAATTTGATGATATACTGGAGGCGTGGGTGGAGGATGGAGCAGAGACAGAGAACTTGGAGGTGGCGGAAGGAGGATGAGTATGACGACGAATCTTGCCGACGATGCGTTTTACTTTGCCAACTGAGCCAAGATGGCCTGGTGGTGTTTGTGTAGAGGTCTTCATGTTGATGGTATAGATCTGGTGTATGGACTGACGACGAATGTATTCATTGATGGGTAGGAATgcgagagaagaaaagatgTACCAATTCCTTACAAGCAGCAACTTACAAAGGGTCACGAATCCTGTTTAATTGGCAAATAAGCCCAGCTGAAGCGGGCTATTGATAGTttatcatcgtcatcgtgaACCACCCCAGAACGGGGAACCACCAGAACAAAGAGGAACGATCTGGGGCAAAATTGAGGGGGTGAGCCGGGTCAATGGGTCTCTTGGATCTGACGAGAGAGAGAATAATCCCGGCACAACGGCAgttgttttttttcttctggTGACACCCAGCGCTCGGGGCCAAGATGACAGGCAGCGAAGATCACGAGGTCCATCGTTCCAGCAATCGGCCGAGATGTCAAAACGCCGCGAGTAAACGAGCCAGTGACGTTTGCGAATTGACCCAAGGACCGACGAGTCAGGAGCGAGCCTTGGGAACGGGTTCCGATGCTTGGAAGATCCGCGGGGTCGATGAAGTCATCCCAGAGCTCCAGCTCTTGGAGCTTCGCCCGGGCGAGCATCcattgttggttgttggccgTGCCGCGGCGGCCGAGAAAGGAGGGGGTCGTCATCGGTCGGAGcacggatgatgatggggccGAGAGGAGGGTGCCTTGGCGAGTTGCTCATCAGGGTTTTCttgattttattatataagagtaatCATGGATTAGGAAAGGCTATACAAGATCAAGTATGGTTATTATTCcaactattatttattcaaCATAATACTGAGTGACATCCAAGTCATGAATTAGGTCGTGTTAGCCAGGGCCAAATCCAGGtccaactttttttttttcttcaacCAGGCGCGGGGTGGATGAACTGCGGGTCGGGTTAGTGGGCTTCAGTGGAACCCCTCCACTGAAAGTGCTTGCAGATCAACTAGCAGGATAGCCTCAAtctggatccatggatgatgatgttggcctGGGAATCGATCATGGTCGCCTATCGTTTGAGGAGTGTTGTATTAGTCGGTAAGGTCTCTTCACAGGATGGTGTAAGCAAGAATCAAGATAATGCCTATCTCTCTGGCTCCTGTATTCTCGCCCACGCACCCCGTAGTCAACTCGTAGGCTTGGGATCCATGGGGTCTGAGCTGAGGTTGTTTATGCGCATGGCATCCGGAACAAGGCAAAGCAGACAAGTTGTTTCAACCTTATCAATTGCCCATTTATACAATTACTCAAGGGCACGAGAACCCACTGTAGGTGTCGGTTGACGAGTAGAAACAGGTATTCTTGACGAGGTCAACGTTGCGAGATGGGACGAATCCTCGAGGATGGAAATGCCGGTAATTGAATCAATTAAAAGAACATGTCTCATCTGATGATTCAAGTCTACCTGTCAACTACCATGTCTGTGCATGAATTCCATGTTTAACTCGAAACAAAGCCGTTGAGAAACGTCAACGGTAAACACCAGTCACAGATATCACGACGCCACGACCAATGAAGCAAACGGGCTTCAAGGGCTGACGCTGTAAACCAGCCGGCAGCCTCGCACAACAGAAACAACATTTATCACAAATTAATTGACAAAAATTGCTTCCAAAACACCGCCCTCTTCATTGTGATCCCAAGTCAATAACAGACGATCTACTCTACTTGAAACGCCCCCATCACTCCTGTGATCGCATCCCACATTCCTCCTCCACGAGATAATAACCCATCATCTCCCCCATCAACTTCCACTCTTCATCCGCCTTTTCACGCTTTTCCCTTGTGCCGCCGCGCAGCACCTTCTTTTCTACCTTCTCAGTCTCTCCTTAACAAAGGTGTTGATCACCTTTTTTACCATTCACCCACGCTCATTGAATCACCTTCACACCCTCAACCATATCTCTAGGTTCTTTTCGTCTCGAACTTTCTTTCAAACCATCTCCAGTAAAGTCATCATGCGCGTCCTCGCTGTCACGGCTGCCCTCATGGGTCttgcggctgctgctcccGCGCCCGCCCCCTCGGCCACCCTGTTTGACGACATCGTCGCCGTCTCTACCTCTACGGCTTGCGCAACGCCCTCTGCCACTCCCATCGCCTCTACTTTTTGGGTCCCCAGCGATAACTCTCGCAAGACGTGTGACAAGGCGACCTACAAGGCCAAGTTCGCCCCCTCCGACGTGAAGCGAGGCGACTTCCGCGACTGCGCATCCCTCCTCTCAGCTTTTGGACCTCACAACGGCACCTTTACCATCCCCGCCGTCACCAACGCCGCTGATGAGTATGGTACTGGCTTCGTCCCCATCGTCAAGTCAGACTCGTGCTCCCTGGGCGTCCGAGCCAAGGGCGGCGTTATGctgggcgacgacgacgtcgaCTGGATCGTGCAGAAGACGCTGCAGGATTATTCTTCCGGTTTCTTGATGGCAGCCCGTGGATCTGTCGACTGCGATGCTCTGGATGGtgggaagaaggccaagcttTACTGGCAGGTTTACGATTCTGAGAAGGGTTCTTAGATGGATTGGTCTTGAGGGTTGTCTGAACGGTGGTGTTGGATGATCTTGATGATCGTCGGTTCTGTTCTACCTGTTACGATACCCGATGGAAGCAAGAAGATGACAGCTGATAAAGCATTGTCGTCTATGTGATGATTCTGCATGACTCTATTCTGATGTGTTTGTGTGACTTGAAGATCCAGTTCACGATGCTGGCAGCTTAGCTTGTTGGTGAAACAACTCTCGGTCGGCCCGGACAGTGTCCATAATGTGAGCAGTCTGTACACTTCTTTAGGGAGGGAACTAGTAGACAAGGAAGAGAACAAGTAGACTCTAGGAACAATACCCAACTCACCCTTGTCCTATGCCGGGGAACAAGGTCCTCCTCGCTGTCACTCGAGGGCAGAGTGCAACACCCTCTGTCTACCATACACGTAGCATAACGAGTTGAAGCAACGATGGTGCTGATTTGGGATTTGGAATTCACCAATCGAGGCGTTTATTTACCCTACTCAATAGCGTAAGACTGGGCTAGATTGGACTGCATTCCTCCCCTTAACCGCGAATAAGGCTAGCATCAAGACCTTGCCATAGCCACCACAGGAATAAATGTCAGTCCGGATCCGGCAGCTACACTACGGATTTCTCCGTCGAATGGATAGATGGTGAAGAATTTTCAACAAGGCTTGGCTGGGTGTGTGGGTGAGGGCATCGCCAAGGTCATGGTTGTAATGATTTGGAAGGTCAGGTATGTAGAGGCTGCTTGCGAAATGTCAAGACAGAATTCTCGTCCCAGACACAGTCGCGAGCCGCGAAGTCGCAATGAACAGAATAGCTAGCGTCACAAGGGCTGTCCAGGCCGTCTAGACTTTCGGTCAAAGGAGCGGCGATGCTGGTCAGGCTTGGCTGCGGTCGAGCAAAGACAGTTGATCGTATGGATGAAGACTTCACTTTGAGATCAAAGCTCCAAGCAAGCACCAACAGCATGTCACTTTATCAGATGTCATTACTAAGACTTTGTCAAATTCAATTGTATACAACACGAAACCGTACAATCCTTTCCGGGCCCCCATGCCAGGCCATGTCTAAATCCTTGATCCGTCTATATCCTTTTGTGTCAATCAAACAAATATGTGTAGCAACCCCCAATGCCTTCCGTGTAAATGCAGT from Fusarium falciforme chromosome 2, complete sequence includes these protein-coding regions:
- a CDS encoding Hce2 domain-containing protein; this translates as MRVLAVTAALMGLAAAAPAPAPSATLFDDIVAVSTSTACATPSATPIASTFWVPSDNSRKTCDKATYKAKFAPSDVKRGDFRDCASLLSAFGPHNGTFTIPAVTNAADEYGTGFVPIVKSDSCSLGVRAKGGVMLGDDDVDWIVQKTLQDYSSGFLMAARGSVDCDALDGGKKAKLYWQVYDSEKGS
- a CDS encoding NACHT-N domain-containing protein gives rise to the protein MKTSTQTPPGHLGSVGKVKRIVGKIRRHTHPPSATSKFSVSAPSSTHASSISSNCPLRYHRNSQSRRGSVAEEERARDIELWNAAYDALKKDARSNGLVLAYENIIGHELPEAHRPGHHGNPNELPMDGERRLELMSMIASSGLNREVGVTSKSDSGDDDAREILVEARSTVASLMPQQPSAALAFAGICSLTPLLLDPLLRHDDLRSGFVHLIATIPHYMSLARCTYPSSWTSPGDYDRLQLQVRQTLLDLYRRILEYEMNIVCAAASAWNMAARNVVDWQGWRTMDDAVREKDVEVMGEMERYGTNEARALMEEKKKPAPEGGGRGSMSSSADAEYGH